From Penicillium digitatum chromosome 5, complete sequence, one genomic window encodes:
- a CDS encoding Drug/metabolite transporter: protein MVVNRPPLYRPTDGRSQQPLLKDDHHRRPRSSLGNSDAEGWPMLHETRRPTIRSKSPEYDAAQVTRKKYLVASGFLLLSLISFVVQTETASYIQNGLHWKKPYCMLYLTHGSWSLLWLVQLGILRLQKRKLTWDAFWRRHVFFLRTTAQMVESQEVHLSTRASTRSPVRYMLKTTAFVTTALTIAGGSWYVAVNMTTPSDLTAIYNCSAFFAYAFSIPLLKEKLRVDKVFSVAVATIGVMVVAYGDRPNRKVSKGGTDENGAQNRLLGNIIIGVGSILYGLYEVLYKRFACPPEGTSPGRGTIFANTFGSLIGVFTLLVLWIPLPFLHWTGWETFEWPTGEAAWMLLISVGANATFSGSFLVLISLTSPVLSSVAALLTIFLVALVDWFRTGDSLSMASIIGGVLITVAFFMLSYSTYKEMNEQRKKHLENDELESDSDA from the exons ATGGTTGTCAATCGCCCCCCATTATACCGACCAACAGACGGCCGGTCGCAACAACCCCTTCTTAAAGATGACCATCACCGCCGGCCCCGCTCAAGCCTTGGCAATAGCGACGCAGAGGGCTGGCCCATGCTGCATGAAACCAGAAGGCCGACAATTCGGAGTAAAAGCCCGGAATACGACGCTGCCCAAGTAACCCGCAAGAAATACCTTGTTGCATCGGGATTCCTCTTGCTCAGTTTGATTAGCTTCGTGGTCCAAACAGAGACTGCTTCATACATTCAAAATGGGTTGCACTGGAAGAAGCCGTATTGCATGCT CTACTTGACTCATGGGTCATGGTCATTGCTTTGGCTGGTTCAGCTAGGTATCCTTCGGTTACAGAAACGCAAGCTCACGTGGGATGCTTTCTGGCGGCGCCACGTCTTTTTCCTTCGCACCACTGCGCAGATGGTAGAATCCCAGGAAGTACATCTAAGCACTCGCGCGTCCACCCGGTCTCCAGTGCGCTATATGCTGAAGACCACCGCCTTTGTAACCACTGCCCTCACAATCGCCGGAGGATCATGGTACGTGGCAGTCAATATGACCACTCCCAGCGACCTCACGGCCATCTACAACTGTTCGGCGTTCTTCGCATATGCCTTTTCGATTCCGCTCTTGAAGGAGAAACTTCGGGTTGACAAAGTTTTTTCCGTGGCTGTGGCTACCATCGGTGTTATGGTCGTTGCCTACGGGGATAGGCCTAACAGGAAGGTCTCAAAAGGAGGCACTGATGAGAACGGGGCGCAGAACAGATTACTCGGAAACATCATAATCGGCGTTGGAAGTATTCTCTATGGGCTTTACGAGGTGCTTTATAAACGATTTGCTTGCCCTCCGGAAGGCACCAGCCCAGGCCGGGGCACGATTTTTGCCAATACTTTTGGAAGTCTCATCGGGGTTTTTACCCTGTTAGTACTATGGATCCCATTGCCATTTTTGCACTGGACGGGATGGGAGACATTTGAATGGCCGACTGGCGAGGCAGCATGGATGCTGCTCATCTCCGTCGGTGCCAATGCTA CATTCTCGGGCTCTTTTTTAGTGCTCATCTCCCTCACGTCACCCGTTCTATCATCAGTAGCCGCTCTTCTTACCATTTTCCTTGTCGCACTGGTGGACTGGTTCCGAACCGGAGACTCTCTTTCGATGGCCTCGATTATTGGGGGCGTTTTGATCACGGTCGCATTTTTCATGTTGAGCTACAGCACGTATAAAGAGATGAATGAGCAGCGAAAGAAACATCTCGAGAACGATGAGCTCGAGTCTGACAGTGATGCATAA
- a CDS encoding Nuclear protein, putative, with protein sequence MPPRKPRCNFKECKEAAQRIVGDCSFCTGHFCSKHRMLEAHSCTGLEDCKKESHARNADKLNSERTVVVKGV encoded by the coding sequence ATGCCTCCCCGCAAACCCCGGTGCAACTTCAAGGAGTGCAAGGAAGCCGCCCAGCGTATCGTCGGTGACTGCAGCTTCTGTACCGGCCACTTCTGCTCCAAGCACCGCATGCTAGAAGCCCACTCCTGCACCGGGTTGGAAGACTGCAAGAAAGAATCACATGCCCGCAACGCCGATAAGCTGAACAGCGAACGGACCGTGGTTGTCAAGGGCGTATGA
- a CDS encoding DUF1754-domain-containing protein translates to MAGDEYSIGGGKLKLKGSKISGGRVEKKKKKSTKKKEGEATQPKSESTPDTERPENAKGAGRRSEENREKEWDAPGKTEAEKKAEEIRRKRLHERLQREGVKTHKERVEELNKYLSRLSEHHDMPKIGPG, encoded by the exons ATGGCGGGCGACGAGTATTCCATCGGCGGCGGCAAGCTCAAGCTGAAGGGGAGTAAAATCAGCGGAGGACGggtagagaaaaaaaagaagaaaagcacGAAGAAAAAGGAGGGAGAAGCGACACAGCCAAAGTCAGAGTCAACGCCGGATACCGAGCGGCCAGAAAATGCAAAGGGTGCGGGTAGGAGGTCTGAGGAAAATAGAGAAAAGGAATGGGATGCGCCTGGGAAGACTGAGGCCGAGAAGAAAGCCGAGGAGATTCGTCGGAAACGG TTGCATGAGCGGCTCCAGCGCGAAGGTGTCAAAACCCATAAAGAGCGTGTGGAGGAGTTGAACAAGTATCTCAGTCGACTAAGTGAGCATCATGATAT GCCAAAGATCGGACCGGGCTAA
- a CDS encoding Alfa-L-arabinofuranosidase: MFSRRRFERFCALVLSLAATGTLVEAGPCDIYASGNTPCIAAHSTTRALYDAYTGALYQVKRDSDGTTIDISPLSAGGVANAAAQDKFCSSTTCIITIIYDQSGSGNHLKQAPPGGFRGPEANGHDNLASAIGAPVTLNGQKAYGVFISPGTGYSNNAASGTATGDDAEGMYAVLDGTHYNGACCFDYGNAEVSSTDTGNGHMEAIYYGDSTAWGSGAGGGPWLMADLENGLFSGSSPTYNAGDPSLSDRFFTAIVKGGPNRWALRGGNAAAGSLSTYYSGARPNASGYNPMSKEGAIVLGIGGDNSHGAQGTFYEGVMTSGYPTDATENAVQANIVAARYATTPLTSGKALTVGSSISLRATTSGYTTRYIAHTGTTINTQVVSSSSATALQQQASWKVRVGLANSACFSFESVDTPGSFIRHSDFALVLAADDGTKILHEDATFCPQTSFNAQGSSIRSWSYPTRYFRHFENTLYIASNGGVHTFDSATSFNDDASWVISAGFV, from the coding sequence ATGTTCTCACGACGACGCTTCGAACGCTTCTGCGCGTTGGTTCTGAGCCTTGCTGCCACTGGCACACTTGTTGAAGCCGGGCCCTGTGATATCTACGCTTCAGGCAACACGCCCTGCATCGCCGCACACAGCACCACTCGTGCCCTGTACGACGCCTACACTGGCGCACTCTACCAGGTTAAGCGGGACTCCGATGGTACCACGATCGATATCTCGCCGCTGTCCGCGGGCGGGGTGGCCAATGCCGCTGCCCAGGACAAGTTCTGTTCAAGCACAACTTGCATCATCACGATCATTTATGACCAGTCTGGCAGCGGTAATCATCTCAAACAGGCTCCACCCGGCGGTTTCCGCGGCCCTGAAGCCAATGGCCACGATAATCTGGCCAGTGCGATTGGTGCACCGGTCACGCTGAACGGTCAGAAGGCCTACGGTGTCTTTATTTCTCCTGGAACTGGCTACAGCAACAACGCCGCCAGCGGCACGGCTACAGGGGATGATGCGGAGGGCATGTACGCCGTGCTTGATGGAACCCACTACAACGGTGCATGCTGCTTCGACTACGGCAATGCCGAGGTTAGCAGTACCGATACGGGCAACGGCCACATGGAGGCCATCTACTATGGGGACAGCACCGCCTGGGGCTCCGGCGCAGGGGGTGGCCCGTGGCTCATGGCGGACCTGGAGAACGGCCTGTTCTCCGGCTCCAGCCCAACCTACAACGCCGGCGACCCGTCGTTGTCCGACCGTTTTTTCACTGCGATCGTCAAGGGAGGGCCAAACCGGTGGGCCCTCCGTGGCGGCAATGCTGCCGCCGGTTCCCTATCAACATACTACAGTGGCGCGCGTCCCAACGCGTCTGGATATAACCCTATGAGCAAAGAAGGTGCCATCGTCCTTGGTATCGGCGGCGACAACAGTCACGGCGCCCAGGGCACGTTCTACGAGGGCGTCATGACCTCCGGCTATCCAACGGATGCCACCGAGAATGCGGTGCAGGCTAATATTGTAGCAGCCCGGTATGCGACCACGCCGCTGACTAGCGGCAAGGCGCTCACCGTCGGTTCGTCAATCTCGCTGCGGGCTACCACATCCGGCTACACGACGCGCTACATCGCACACACCGGCACAACCATTAACACCCAGGTTGTTTCATCATCCAGCGCCACCGCCCTCCAGCAGCAGGCGAGCTGGAAGGTTCGCGTCGGTCTTGCCAATAGCGCTTGCTTCTCATTCGAGTCCGTCGATACCCCGGGAAGCTTCATTCGGCACTCTGACTTCGCACTCGTGCTTGCCGCCGACGACGGCACGAAGATACTACATGAAGATGCCACGTTCTGCCCGCAGACCAGCTTCAATGCTCAGGGCAGCTCGATTCGATCCTGGAGCTATCCCACCCGCTACTTCCGTCACTTCGAGAACACTCTCTACATTGCGAGCAACGGCGGTGTCCACACATTTGACTCCGCTACGTCTTTCAACGATGATGCGAGCTGGGTGATCAGCGCCGGCTTTGTTTGA
- a CDS encoding Aflatoxin b1 aldehyde reductase-like protein, putative, translated as MPLIAQNPQPRVILGLMTFGPNEAKGARITSLDEYKKCLDYFQQQGFNEVDTARIYVGGEQEAFTAKANWRERGLTLATKWYPSEPGFHKPEVVREKLELSLRELQTDTVDIFYLHAADRATPFAETLEAVNQLHKEGKFIQLGLSNFTAFEVAEISILCAERGWVRPTIYQAMYNAITRNIETELVPACHRYGLDIVIYNPLAGGLFSGKYKTKDVPAEGRYSNKSSAGLNYRNRYFRDATFEALSIIEPVVEKHGLTLLETALRWVRHHSALRMDKGGRDGVLVGVSSFAQLESNLADLQKGPLPEEVVQALDQAWLVAKANSPNYWHLDLKYTYDTQKAVFGSK; from the exons ATGCCTTTGATCGCACAGAACCCCCAGCCGAGAGTGATTCTCGGGTTGATGACCTTTGGCCCAAATGAGGCCAAGGGTGCTCGGATCACTTCGCTGGATGAGTACAAAAAATGCCTTGATTACTTCCAGCAGCAAGGGTTCAATGAAGTTGATACCGCTCGTATCTATGTCGGcggagagcaggaagcatTCACAGCTAAGGCGAACTGGAGGGAGCGTGGACTGACTCTGGCCACGAAATGGTACCCGAGTGAGCCTGGCTTCCACAAGCCGGAGGTCGTCCGTGAGAAACTGGAGCTTTCTTTGAGGGAGTTGCAAACCGACACTGTCGATATTTTCTATCTGCATGCAGCGGATCGCGCCACTCCATTTGCTGAAACTCTCGAGGCCGTTAACCAGTTGCACAAGGAGGGCAAGTTCATACAGCTTGGTCTCAGCAACTTCACAGCATTTGAAGTGGCGGAAATTTCCATTCTTTGTGCTGAGAGGGGATGGGTCCGTCCCACCATTTACCAGGCCATGTATAACGCTATTA CGCGCAACATTGAGACTGAACTTGTTCCTGCATGCCACCGGTACGGTCTCGATATCGTAATCTACAACCCGCTGGCCGGTGGTCTTTTCTCCGGAAAATACAAGACCAAAGATGTTCCTGCGGAAGGCAGATACAGCAACAAGAGCTCTGCCGGACTCAACTATCGCAATCGTTACTTCAGAGATGCTACTTTCGAGGCTCTGAGCATTATTGAGCCTGTCGTAGAGAAACACGGTCTCACACTTCTAGAGACGGCTCTGCGCTGGGTCCGCCATCACTCTGCTCTGAGAATGGACAAGGGTGGTCGTGATGGAGTCTTGGTGGGAGTCAGCAGCTTTGCACAACTTGAGAGTAACCTTGCCGATCTTCAGAAGGGCCCACTTCCGGAAGAGGTTGTGCAGGCTTTGGATCAGGCTTGGCTAGTTGCCAAGGCCAACTCTCCCAATTACTGGCACCTGGATCTAAAGTATACATACGATACTCAGAAGGCGGTGTTTGGATCTAAGTAG
- a CDS encoding Gamma tubulin, putative, with translation MMNPALELRYDTNKIIQLDPRKGERDYSILIINPNTSAHMTEALKPILANMNYQDVHFEYFTAPDSTVEIDGVEIEPIASINNAEESCNSALNCWPVRELIGHYDAFLVACYSAHPFVGRLREDIAASEEASSTRNKYVTGILEASITAALSLTKGSFGIVTTGSAWKEELTNAVQGALGYDYEDGSSMHFAGVETTGLTAVELHTTEPEEVRRRIIDATRNLLRKSQNRVTVVCLGCAGMAGMEEAQHSTASAKNKMPREIITIQAGQCGNNVGSQFWQQLCQEHGISADGNLEEHATDGAAGDRKDVFFYQSDDTRYIPRAILLDLEPRVLNAIQTGPYKNIYNPENFFVGQQGIGAGNNWGTGYAAGEGVQEEIFDMIDREADGSDSLEGFMLLHSIAGGTGSGLGSFILERMNDRFPKKLIQTYSVFPDTQSDVVVNPYNSLLAMRRLTQDADSVVVLDNGALSRIVADRLHVQEPSFHQTNQLVSTVMSASTTTLRYPGYMHNDLAGIIASLIPTPRSHFLLTSYTPFTGANIEQARTVRKTTVLDVMRRLLQPKNRMVSVNPSKSSCYISILNIIQGEADPTDVHKSLLRIRERRLASFIPWGPASIQVALTKRSPYIEETGHRVSGLMLANHTSVATLFKRIVKHYDMLRKRNAFLDSYKKEAPFADGLGEFDEARAVVMDLIGEYEAAEREDYLDPDAGKANDLGV, from the exons ATGATGAATCCCGCCCTTGAGCTGCGATATGATACAAACAAAATTATCCAGCTGGATCCGAGGAAAGGTGAACGGGATTATAGCATATTGATTATCAACCCCAATACCTCAGCGCACATGACCGAAGCCCTGAAACCCATCTTGGCCAACATGAACTACCAAGATGTGCATTTCGAGTACTTCACTGCTCCAGACTCTACTGTCGAGATCGACGGAGTCGAAATTGAACCAATCGCCAGCATCAACAACGCCGAAGAATCGTGCAACTCGGCGTTAAATTGTTGGCCCGTACGGGAGTTGATCGGCCATTACGACGCATTTCTTGTCGCATGCTACTCCGCGCATCCATTTGTTGGCAGGCTCAGGGAGGACATCGCGGCAAGCGAAGAAGCGAGCTCGACGAGAAACAAATACGTGACTGGAATCTTGGAAGCGTCTATCACAGCTGCACTCTCCTTA ACGAAGGGCAGCTTTGGTATTGTGACCACTGGTTCCGCCTGGAAGGAAGAGCTCACCAATGCGGTTCAAGGAGCGCTGGGATATGATTATGAGGATGGGAGCTCCATGCACTTTGCGGGCGTCGAAACAACCGGCCTGACGGCAGTTGAACTTCACACTACAGAACCAGAGGAAGTTCGGCGGAGGATCATCGATGCTACCCGCAACCTGCTTCGGAAGTCGCAAAATCGTGTTACGGTTGTCTGTCTAGGTTGTGCAGGTATGGCTGGTATGGAGGAAGCG CAACACTCGACGGCTTCTGCGAAAAATAAGATGCCAAG AGAAATCATCACCATCCAAGCCGGCCAGTGCGGCAACAACG TCGGCAGTCAATTCTGGCAACAGCTCTGCCAGGAGCACGGAATCAGCGCAGATGGAAACCTGGAGGAGCATGCGACTGACGGGGCCGCCGGTGATCGCAAGGATGTGTTCTTCTACCAG AGTGACGACACAAGGTACATCCCTCGAGCGATCCTCCTCGACTTAGAACCCAGG GTCCTGAATGCTATCCAGACTGGCCCCTACAAGAACATTTACAACCCCGAGAACTTCTTCGTCGGCCAACAAGGTATCGGAGCTGGAAACAACTGGGGTACCGGATATGCTGCAGGAGAAGGTGTGCAAGAGGAGATTTTCGACATGATCGACCGCGAAGCAGACGGAAGTGACTCGCTCGAGGGATTTATGCTTCTACATTCGATCGCAGGAGGAACGGGCTCTGGACTGGGAAGTTTCATCCTAGAACGCATGAACGATCGCTTCCCAAAGAAACTCATCCAAACCTACTCTGTCTTCCCAGACACGCAGTCCGATGTTGTGGTTAACCCTTACAACAGCTTGCTTGCCATGCGGCGATTGACGCAAGATGCTGACTCGGTGGTCGTCCTGGACAATGGCGCCCTGTCACGAATTGTCGCTGATCGACTTCACGTACAAGAGCCCTCGTTCCACCAAACCAACCAGCTTGTTTCAACAGTGATGTCTGCATCCACAACCACGCTACGATACCCCGGATACATGCACAACGATCTCGCCGGGATCATCGCCTCGCTCATCCCCACGCCACGCAGCCACTTCCTTCTCACATCATACACACCTTTCACGGGTGCCAACATCGAGCAAGCTCGAACAGTGCGAAAGACAACCGTCCTAGACGTTATGCGTCGCCTTCTACAGCCCAAGAACCGCATGGTCTCCGTAAACCCCAGCAAGTCCAGCTGCTACATCAGCATCCTCAACATCATCCAGGGCGAAGCCGACCCGACCGACGTGCACAAGTCACTGCTGCGTATCCGGGAGCGTCGTCTTGCATCTTTCATTCCATGGGGTCCCGCCAGCATCCAGGTTGCTCTCACGAAGAGATCCCCGTACATTGAGGAAACCGGGCACCGCGTGAGCGGGCTGATGTTGGCTAACCACACCTCTGTCGCGACGCTCTTCAAGCGCATTGTGAAGCACTATGACATGCTCCGCAAGCGCAATGCCTTCTTGGATTCCTATAAGAAGGAAGCACCATTTGCTGACGGACTTGGCGAATTCGACGAGGCACGTGCAGTTGTGATGGATCTGATCGGCGAGTACGAGGCAGCCGAACGAGAGGATTATCTGGACCCGGATGCAGGCAAGGCAAACGACCTTGGAGTATGA